DNA sequence from the Coffea eugenioides isolate CCC68of chromosome 9, Ceug_1.0, whole genome shotgun sequence genome:
GACCACCCTCCCCTTCCCCTAGCGCGACCAGATCGCAGCCAGTAGCGGACCAGATCGCGACTATAGTCAGTCGCCAGCAAAAAAAGTTTTTatcttaaaaaatttttttcaaaaacttctacagtgcactatagtaaagttttagacaaacttcTAAAAAATTCAAGTTCCAAACGGGGCCTTAAttacttgaaatagtagtcaaaaaaatttctattttgtttagaatttagaaattattttctATTCTGTACAAGTCTAGAAATCAGCACTGATTTTTTGTTGTTATTTGGGTTTTAatcaaataatattctctatAAATAAGTAGATTGACATATTACAAAGACACACACGAGGGGCACATAAGAAGGGACGTGTAACCTTATATATAGGGTGAAAGAGGATTTTTGGGAGATAAGAAATGGTATACAAGAATTGAGTTTGGATTCAAATTGTAGTTTTGTATGGAATTTTTCCCTCGTAATAAAAAATAGATTTCTCTTCGTAGACGTAGACTCAATGGTGGAGACGAACCACATTAAATACTGTGTGACGTTTATCTTTCATGATTGTGACTTGCTTATCAttaaattattatatatttgaTATATCAATAGTTGTTTGTTCCGCGTTTGGATCCTAACAATTTCGTTCTCATAATTTTCAGGCCTGGAAACTGTGGAATGCGCGTGAGACGGTGAAATTTATCTTTCCGACAGTTTTTGACCCGTCCATTGAAATGAAGGTCTTGAGACGCATCCATGTTGGACTATTATGCCTGCAAGACTCTGCAAAAGATAGGCCGAATTTGTCTGTCAACTATTCTTCGAATGCTTAATAGCCAAATAGTTTTTACAGAAAATGgacataattttatttttcattgcaCGTAGACACACCTCCATTTAACAATAATTTCAGGGTATGTACTGAAATTTGTGGCGAAAAGTACAAAGATAGAGCGGAAAAGTAAATGCAGTTAAATAGGATATTCACAATTTGACTGTTAAACCAACTCCAGACGAAGAAAAAACCATGCAATTACTACGACTGAAACTCATCATCCGGTCATTTGAAAGAGGCATCTCTACTAACTCAAACTTTTTCGTCGTGTATTCATATTATTGATGGAAACCCTTGGAAGTTTTGCCGGTTGGCCGTCTAATAGCGCGCCAAAACGGACCGATAAAAGGCAAGAAAGATCTAATCTCTCTAGAATGAGGATTATGACCCCCCAAGTTCGAAAACGTTCCAAGTACTACTAATACTACTATTTTGCTGCCCTTATTCAGCCCAACTCGTCTACCAACTTGTCAAATTGGCCTTTCCCCAACTCCATTTACAGTGGAGATATGTAAATTacctaaaaaaatttttaataggATTTTTCTAACGGGTACCGAATGGATACACATTAGCACATCTAAATTTCATCCAATCTATCAtgtttatgtatatatataaataattatTACCTTCTCTTACATTTATGTATTTTCTCTAAAGCGTTAAGATGGACCTTGACCTCTAATCCCTTGGGTAGGTGAATCTCTCTTCCCTTAAGATTAGATATTATACGTGTTGCGATTTGCATGTGTATAAAATTAGCTCAAACTTGTCCATCTCTTCTTCTTTGTCGCTTTTATTCATtagccaatttttttttaaaattcagaAGGAAAGCGCAGCCGCGGAGCGATTGGGTTATAGAAGCAAGTACGAGGAAGGAGTGAGGTGCCTGGAAGGTCTCAATACTCTTTGGTAGTTGTATAATTTGCTTATATCGTAGAAGACATATTTCTCTTCATATGGCCATCAAAATGAGGGGACTCAAAAACTTGTTGCCTCTACTCTTCCTGTTTGCTTGCTTCTGGTTAGAAGATTGCATTGCTATGGACGCTATAACAACCGATCACCCAATAAAAGATCCTGAAACAATAGTTTCCTCAGGCCAGTCGTTCACATTAGGATTCTTCACTCCCGTAAATTCTAATAATCGGTATGTTGGAATCACTACCAACATTCCAGCACAAAGTGTTGTGTGGGTGGCTAATAGAGACAATCCCATAAAGGATTCTGCAGGATCGTTGGCAATATCAGGGGATGGTATTCTTGTGGTCTTGAACGGGCAGAAGGAAGTATTATGGTCATCTAATGTATCAAATTCTGTGGCAAATTCTAGCGCACAACTTCTGGATACTGGGAACTTGGTCTTGAGGGACaactcaaatggaagaattttgtGGGAAAGTTTTCAGACTCCGACGGATACTCTTGTGAGGACAATGAAAATAGGCgtgataaacaaaaataacatGATCCGGCTGACCTCATGGCGAAGTCCCTCTGATCCCTCAGTTGGAAACTTCTCTTTTGGCGTTGACCCTCTTCGACTCCCAGAGTTTTTCATCTGGAATCATAGCAAACCTTACTGGCGGAGTGGTCCGTGGAATGGTAACGTGTTTATTGGAATTCCTGAAATGGGTACATCGTACCTGAGACGATTTGATCTGGGAACAGATCAAAATGGATCTCAATATTTTACCCACTCTTTCACAAGTAATTTGGCATTGTACTACTATGTGTTGAATTCTTCAGGGGTTTTCATGGAGAAGGTTTCGTATTATGGAGATGGACACTCCGATGTTTCGTGGACAAGTCTAGAGAGTCAATGTGACGTTTATGGCAAATGTGGACCTTTTGGGAGTTGCAATCCTCAGCATTCGCCAATTTGCACATGCCTGCAAGGTTTTGAACCAAAAAACAAGGAGGAATGGGAGGAGGGAAACTATACCAGCGGCTGCTCCAGAAAGGCATTGCTGCAATGCGACAGAAACATTTCTGCTGGTCAAGACGGGAAACCAGATGTATTTTTGAAGCTTAACAACATAAAGGTTCCCGATTTTTCTCACTTAATGCTGTTCCTCAGGGCGACAGAAGAAGAATGCGGCATCCAGTGCTTGAACAATTGCTCCTGCATCGCTTATGCCTATACTACGGGTATTGGATGTATGCACTGGAACAGTAGCCTAATTGACATACAGCAATTCTCTTTCAATGGGGCAGATCTTCACGTAAAGGTGGCCTATTCAAAACCAGGTACCACACTATGCTTAACTACTGCTGCAAACCTGTGTTTTTAAGTGCAAACCTGATAGAATTTACACTTTGATTTTTGAAACCTCCTCGATCTATTTGTTTAATGACTAATGTTTCgacaaaaaaagaaaccaaatctAATGAGTACCTTTTGTTCCCGTGCTCTAAATTCTCTTGACCAGCTTCAACTCCCTGACGTGCAGGTTTTCCGAACAAAATAAAAGCAGTCATTGCAAGCACAGTAATATTGGGGGCTTTATTCTTGGCCATATCAGCATATTTTTTGCGGAAGCGGTTGACTAGACATAGAGGTAACATGCTAAAATTGTCAAAGAGGAGTCGTTAGTAACATGCTAAGATTGTCAAAGGGGAGTCTTTACTTGCTGCAGATCTATTCACATATTTGCTCATAATCAGGGAATAAGCAAAACGTCAATTTGACATTGTCTGAAGCCTGGGAAGTGTCCAGAATGGAAACCAGTGTGAGTGACAACTCAGAACAATCAAAGCTTGAGGAGTTGCCATTATATAGTTACGAGACACTGGCTAATGCAACAGAAAATTTTCATGCGAAGAATAAGCTGGGGACAGGTGGCTTTGGTCCTGTGTTCAAGGTATTTCatacaaaaatgtatttttgaagGGATCGATccatgaatgatttatttatctTGTTCAATTAATCTGCAGGGGAAACTTTTGAATGGCCAGCAAGTTGCGGTGAAAAGGCTTTCAAACTCTTCGAATCAAGGGATAAAGGAATTTATGAATGAGGTGGTTCTCATTTCTAAGCTGCAACACCGTAATCTTGTTAGACTCCTGGGCTGCTGTGTccaaagagaggaaaaaatgtTAGTCTATGAATACATGCCGAACAAAAGCCTGGATTTCTACGTAATTGGTTAGTAAGTTAATGGTGTATATACCTATTTCCATTTAGGTTCCATAGACTCCAGAATACTagcatatgtagcatttcagaTAAGCGTAGAAGTACTGTCCCCAAGCACCTAGTTTCTAATTCTCTATTTCATTCTAATCTAATTCTGTTCAGATTCAAAAAAACGAAATTTACTAGATTGGGACAGACGCAAATTCATCATTGAAGGGATTGGCAGAGGCCTCCTTTACCTTCACAGAGATTCAAGATTGAAAATTATACACAGAGATTTGAAACTAAGCAACATCCTGTTAGATGAAGAGCTAAATCCAAAGATATCAGATTTTGGCTTAGCAAGAATTTTTGGAGGCAACCAGGATCAAGCCAACACAAATAGAGTTGTAGGAACATAGTAAGTACATAATTTCTTCAATTGCTTTCTGTTCTATCATGATTTACTCAAACTCTCTTCTTACCAACCTTAATTAACAAAGTGTAACTCCAGAACTAAATTTTCATGCCTAAACAATGCGTTGCAGCGGCTACATGGCTCCTGAATATGCGATGGGTGGCCAGTTTTCAGAGAAATCAGATGTATACAGCTTTGGAATATTGTTATTAGAGATCGTAAGTGGAAAGAAAAATACTAGCTTCCATTATGACGAGAACAAACTGAGTCTGATAGGATATGTAAGTTTCTACATGATTAGGGTCAATAAAACTTCATTTCCACTTTACTTAGCTGATCACTAAATCCACTTCATGTTGTATTTACAACATTTCAGGCCTGGAAACTGTGGAATATAAAACAAGCCATAAAATTGTTAGACCCACTATTATCTGATCCACGAGTTGAAGTGGAGGTCTCGAGATATGTCCATGCGGGAATATTGTGTGTGCAAGAATCTGCCAGTGATAGGCCAAACATGTCTAATGTTCTTTCAATGTTGAACAGTGAAATTGCAGAACTTCCTCCTCCTAAATTACCAGCTTATACTGCAACATTGGGTTTATCAGAAAGTGAATCTTCACAACATTCTGTTAATGATGTCAGTTTTAcaactctccaaggaagatagCACATTCTGTTGTTGTAtgcatagcctttagctttctTCTTGATCTTTCTCTGATGAATACTGCGTAGAGAAAAGTTGTAAATGAATGACTCAGCTGAGGATACATAGCTATTTTCTATTGTCAcgcaatgaaaatttttaccaTACAACACTTCAACTTCGTTCCAGTTACATTACTTGGTAACTGCGGAAGTTGGGGAATTCTTTAGAGACTATAGCTGCAATTTTTTAGCACGTTTGAATTGTGCAAGTACCCAGACTTGAACCTTCTTGGATGGCTTCAGGATATCTACTGCATCAGTCGCTTCAGGGTCTCAAACTGGAAACTTTCAAACGCTGATACAGACTATAAATATAGATAAACATAGAGATATGAGTACTTGAATAGTAATAGATAGACAAATATAGATTATGCATCTATACACTTTCCCTTAAACCTTACACCCATTACATTCTGTCTTGGCCATGTTACATTGCTCTTCATTCATCtgccaccttttttttttttaattgtatttGCCACCTTAATTAACAGCAAAtcagttatttttattttggtagGACTAAATTAATTAAACTAAGTTAGAAGTATTCGCCGGAAGAATCTTTGCAATGTGGCAAAAATACAAAGTTCAGAGTGGTTCAGTTGGAGCAGTTAAATATactaattacatttttataGATCAAATAGTCCGGAGGAAAAGACATCGTACAATCGCCACAAGAAACAGTAATCCAATTATCCCAATTCCCAAAGAGGAATCTCAACTATTTGGACCCTCTTCTTTTTGAAAATCACGCGTTGATTATTTGGAAATAAAAATACGTCGGTTGGTAGGCTGCCGAGTGCCGACGCCAAGAACGACCAATCAAAGTAGATGGTTGAGAtacaaagaaaagaagaaaggtcAAATATCTCTGTAGCTTGAGGTTCATGACCAAGTTCAAACACTTTTTATTCCTATCAGTACCATTCACTATCCTTAATTGACTCAACTAGTGTGtgtattttactttttttgttGCTTTCGATGATTAATAGGATTTCCCAAGTCGGATACAATTACAAAGCGCAGA
Encoded proteins:
- the LOC113782795 gene encoding G-type lectin S-receptor-like serine/threonine-protein kinase At1g11330, with amino-acid sequence METSVSDNSEQSKLEELPLYSYETLANATENFHAKNKLGTGGFGPVFKGKLLNGQQVAVKRLSNSSNQGIKEFMNEVVLISKLQHRNLVRLLGCCVQREEKMLVYEYMPNKSLDFYVIDSKKRNLLDWDRRKFIIEGIGRGLLYLHRDSRLKIIHRDLKLSNILLDEELNPKISDFGLARIFGGNQDQANTNRVVGTYGYMAPEYAMGGQFSEKSDVYSFGILLLEIVSGKKNTSFHYDENKLSLIGYAWKLWNIKQAIKLLDPLLSDPRVEVEVSRYVHAGILCVQESASDRPNMSNVLSMLNSEIAELPPPKLPAYTATLGLSESESSQHSVNDVSFTTLQGR